Proteins encoded together in one Dermacentor variabilis isolate Ectoservices chromosome 2, ASM5094787v1, whole genome shotgun sequence window:
- the LOC142572206 gene encoding uncharacterized protein LOC142572206 has translation MTRRMFLPLVVTAIFLSAKAQDGNECSCVVMLHQEGAEPVQLYKECTSIVGSLCTDADFEFCSQFCKKEMSAITGNLDAMFAPTNVSVGQSLCDMAKKPVTGGLVKLAAFVCDQDVRDVDAQQPQKLCCDKEVRWERCKGGSGSAGTTAAPRRA, from the exons ATGACTCGGAGAATGTTCCTGCCGCTGGTCGTCACCGCTATATTTCTGAGCGCCAA GGCTCAGGACGGCAACGAATGTAGCTGCGTCGTGATGCTGCACCAGGAGGGTGCCGAGCCGGTCCAGCTCTACAAGGAGTGCACCTCCATTGTGGGCAGCTTGTGCACCGATGCCGACTTTGAGTTCTGCAGCCAGTTCTGCAAGAAAGAG ATGTCGGCAATCACAGGCAACCTGGATGCGATGTTTGCGCCCACGAACGTGTCGGTTGGCCAGAGCCTGTGCGACATGGCCAAGAAGCCGGTGACCGGTGGGCTCGTCAAGCTGGCTGCCTTCGTGTGCGATCAGGACGTGCGGGATGTTGACGCGCAGCAGCCGCAGAAGCTCTGCTGTGACAAGGAGGTGCGCTGGGAGCGCTGCAAAGGCGGCAGCGGCAGTGCGGGGACCACGGCCGCACCTCGCCGAGCGTAG